The DNA segment CGGCCGCCGTGCATTTCTTTTACAGCTTTTCGCCGCTGATCTCTTCGTCTGTAAGATAACAGGCAGGGTCCTGCGCCCAGAAGTCGTCGTAGACAGCTTCTGCGCGAGCACGGAAATTACCGCCACAAATGTTCAGGAAGCGACATGTTGCACATCGTCCGCCGACATGTGGTCGTTTATCTTTGAGCTTCTGGAGAAGTTCGATTTTGGGGTCAGTCCAGATTTCGGAGAACGGACGCTCTAGTACATTACCGAAAGTGATGTGCCGCATGAACTGGTCAGCATGGACCTTGCCATCCCAGGAAATGCAACCGATGCCACGCCCGGAGGAGTTGCCCTCGTTCATTTTGAGCAGTTCGAGGACTTCTGCAGCGCGTTTGGGATCTTCCTTGAGCAATCTGTGATAAACGTGAGGACCGTCAGCATGGTTATCAACAGTCAGGACTTCTTTGGGAATGCCTTTGTCAAACAGTGCGCGTGTACGGTCCATGATCACATCAACGACTTCACGGGTTTCCTGGTGGTTCAGATCCTCTTTCATAAGATCGGAACCTCGGCCGGAGTAGACGAGATGGTAGAAACAGATGCGCGGGATTTCCATCGTTTCAATCAGATTAAAGAGGTGAGGAACTTCAACGGCATTGCGCTTGTTTAT comes from the Pseudodesulfovibrio piezophilus C1TLV30 genome and includes:
- the ahbC gene encoding 12,18-didecarboxysiroheme deacetylase → MIGISKLYCGAVEPSDALRYNRESGQLPSHLLQFAKDKKPVVVWNMTQRCNLKCVHCYAHAVDPSSQKDPISNEKAKEIIDDLAQFGAPVMLFSGGEPLVREDLVDLAKYATSKGMRAVISTNGTLITKAKARELKEVGLSYVGISLDGAEEVHDKFRGVKGSYKQALKGVENCMAEGLKVGLRFTINKRNAVEVPHLFNLIETMEIPRICFYHLVYSGRGSDLMKEDLNHQETREVVDVIMDRTRALFDKGIPKEVLTVDNHADGPHVYHRLLKEDPKRAAEVLELLKMNEGNSSGRGIGCISWDGKVHADQFMRHITFGNVLERPFSEIWTDPKIELLQKLKDKRPHVGGRCATCRFLNICGGNFRARAEAVYDDFWAQDPACYLTDEEISGEKL